Part of the Zingiber officinale cultivar Zhangliang chromosome 8A, Zo_v1.1, whole genome shotgun sequence genome, ATCGATCATATATAGAGAATTCTAACTTACattctaaattctaaaaatagTACCCGTATATACACATGaaatataaaatgataaattctaaattaaaaaaaattatatgtctaACTTACATTTTGACTGGACTAATCATCGATCATATATAGAGAATTCAAATTTGATAATTCATCTTGCTTTTTATCAACTGTAGAACTCTGTAAATAGATGTTCTTATGTTcaatattaacaaaaaaaaaagtaaaatcaaTTATCACCAAAACATAGCACCAAAAGAAAATTTCACCAAATATACAACCAAACCTTTTTCTGAGACTTTGTCTTCGCCTTTTTCACAATTTGCTCAATTTTGGATTGTTTTCGTTTTGTCGGTGGACGCCCACGAGACCTTACTTTTAGAGGACTGTGAAATTGTTTGCTTTCATATCTTGATTCCTCATGTATTTTATTGTTGTCCTGATAACCATCCAATGAATCACCAGTATTTATATCCatacttttttttttgcttctttcAATATCCCTGTTAAAACAATGCACCTTTCATCAGTTTTTGACCCAAGCTGCCCCACTTCCTGTAACAATGGATGAAGATTATTAGATCTTTGTTGTTCCTCTGCATGATGACAAGAATCATCATAAATATTAGTGATTCCTTGATATCCACGTTTAATGTCTTTGCGCCATCGTTCTAATATATAATTTTCTGGAACTATAGTGACATTTCTTTTCACCAGAACATATATTATATGTCTACACATAATTCCACGAAACTCAAAGAGACGACACAAACACTTTATTTGACATTGTAACTCATTATATTGTaccaaaaaagaaatattttttggaGTTGCTCCCTCTTTCCCATATATAGTTTCCATCACCTCAAAAAAGAGCGTTGCCCCTTCTTGCTTCACAAATGAAGTGTTACAAAACATCAAACCTCGCGGTTCATCTTGAAACAACTTGAATATTTTGTTAGTGTAAACACTTTGAAACTGCTTTTCAATTGGATTGCCACTAATAACTGGAATGATTGAATTGAAAGATGCAAAATCAGAATTATCTTCCTTTTCAATCTTGCTTTTCAAAGCATTGTCATATTGTTCAATAAACTGCTTCAAAGTTATTTTCAAATGAACATAATCATCAAAAAATGCATTCATACTTTCACTTCTTTGACTTGTCGACATCCCTGCCCAAAATTTATCTTTCACATATACAGGCATCCACTTATGACGAATTTCATATAAAGAATTCAgccaatcatttttctccaagttaAAGTCTTCGATCAATTTTTTCCAGTTGCTATCACATTCTTCAGATGTCATAGAATTGTAAACAATATTTTTCAAGTTCCTCTTTATCAACTTATAGTTGACATGACTACTAAACTTGGCTGGAAGTTTTTTCATAATATGCCAAAGACATAAACGATGATGCAAGTCTGGAAATACCTCAAGAATTGTAATTTCCATGGCTTTGCATTGATCCGTAATAATAGCTCGTGGAGCTCGTCCTCTCATGCATGTCAACCATGATTTAAATAACCAAATGAAAGTTTCAGAATCTTCTTTAGATATCAAACCACAGCCAAGTAATATGGATTCACCATGATGATTTACTCCAACAAACGGAGCAAATGGCATATCATAACTATTTGTAAGATATGTAGTATCAAATGTAATGACATCAGAAAAAGAATCATATGGAACCCTAGATCTTGCATCAGCCCAAAATATATTTCTTATTCGAGAATCTTCATCTACGTCAATCACATAAAAGAAATTTGAATTTCTACTTTGCATACGACAAAAGTAATTATTCAAGGCTTCTGCATCACCATTCCCAAGCCTTAATCTTCGTGCTTCAGCCACATAATTTctacactttctctcatcaaaCGGCAAATTTTCATAGCCACCAGCTTCAACAATAAAAGAATGAAAACTCTTACTCAAAGTTATTCCCGCTTGATCATTCAACTCTAATTTTCTCTTAGTTTGGGAATCTAAGactttattacatctaaaatgtcTTGACTTCCTTGGACTTAATGCATGATTGTGTTCAAGTTGAATACTAGTAATGACACATAATCCATCATTCTGAATTGTAATATTAATTCTTGCCTTGCAATCTGTTTTGCTACAAGGTCTAGGATAAAAGGAATTTTTCACTCTAGGTGCAGTCTTACCATTTTTAGAGCATCCGAACAAAAAATACTTCAGCTGACCATCATCTCCTTTTTTGGAACCCAACTTTGAAATACCAAAACCAAGACCTTGGGCATAGGATTTGTAAAAATCACGAACTTCTTCTTCAGCTGAAAAACACATCCCAATTTGTGGAATATCAACTCCATTTGAGCTTGACGAATCACCCAACACTTGGAAATCACCCTCAATTAATAGTTCTTGCTCCATAACAATTTTACAacctaaattcaaacaaaaaagttATTAGTAAACGATAAGTCAGCTGGTAAAGTGATGCATAACATATCATTTCTCTAATAACATATGAATATCAACAAATCTGACCATATCAGCAATTTatagtttcatttctctaatatcATATGCTCTGTG contains:
- the LOC122011187 gene encoding protein FAR-RED IMPAIRED RESPONSE 1-like — encoded protein: MKPSFAFPVKVSSLCRRPAAAATRPSHSVTIHFRAGCKIVMEQELLIEGDFQVLGDSSSSNGVDIPQIGMCFSAEEEVRDFYKSYAQGLGFGISKLGSKKGDDGQLKYFLFGCSKNGKTAPRVKNSFYPRPCSKTDCKARINITIQNDGLCVITSIQLEHNHALSPRKSRHFRCNKVLDSQTKRKLELNDQAGITLSKSFHSFIVEAGGYENLPFDERKCRNYVAEARRLRLGNGDAEALNNYFCRMQSRNSNFFYVIDVDEDSRIRNIFWADARSRVPYDSFSDVITFDTTYLTNSYDMPFAPFVGVNHHGESILLGCGLISKEDSETFIWLFKSWLTCMRGRAPRAIITDQCKAMEITILEVFPDLHHRLCLWHIMKKLPAKFSSHVNYKLIKRNLKNIVYNSMTSEECDSNWKKLIEDFNLEKNDWLNSLYEIRHKWMPVYVKDKFWAGMSTSQRSESMNAFFDDYVHLKITLKQFIEQYDNALKSKIEKEDNSDFASFNSIIPVISGNPIEKQFQSVYTNKIFKLFQDEPREEQQRSNNLHPLLQEVGQLGSKTDERCIVLTGILKEAKKKDNNKIHEESRYESKQFHSPLKVRSRGRPPTKRKQSKIEQIVKKAKTKSQKKSSTVDKKQDELSNLNSLYMIDD